One window of Sulfurospirillum sp. 1612 genomic DNA carries:
- a CDS encoding nitrous oxide reductase accessory protein NosL, with protein sequence MRKILLSLMSVALVLVVGANAKDKKVAKDFRAVSPATAQIEQSGKAKMFCPVCGMTLPSFYRTNHTAVVNGKVHQYCSIHCMIEEAMLKGTKVVKPRAVDNSTMKFIDANKAFYVVGSKKPSTMSMVSKYAFGTEKAALDFSKKFGGKIMSYAQVSKIVRKNLKKEIMGIKKKQAKMAMMGKKIYNKMCKKTDIRFATPALAKVYIQENNLCGKIKGKPFQAVALYLAGKGEN encoded by the coding sequence ATGAGAAAAATTTTATTATCTTTGATGAGTGTGGCTTTGGTTTTGGTCGTGGGAGCCAATGCAAAAGATAAGAAAGTAGCGAAAGACTTTAGAGCCGTTTCGCCAGCTACTGCGCAGATTGAACAAAGTGGTAAAGCCAAGATGTTTTGTCCGGTGTGTGGTATGACATTGCCGTCATTTTATCGTACTAATCATACCGCAGTGGTCAATGGAAAAGTACATCAGTATTGTTCTATTCACTGTATGATAGAAGAAGCGATGTTAAAAGGAACAAAAGTAGTGAAACCACGTGCTGTGGATAATAGTACGATGAAATTCATCGATGCCAACAAAGCATTTTATGTTGTCGGTTCTAAAAAACCAAGTACCATGTCTATGGTAAGTAAGTATGCCTTTGGGACAGAAAAAGCGGCGTTGGATTTTTCTAAAAAATTTGGCGGTAAGATTATGTCTTATGCACAAGTTTCAAAAATTGTCAGGAAAAATCTTAAAAAAGAAATTATGGGCATCAAGAAAAAACAAGCCAAAATGGCCATGATGGGCAAAAAAATATACAACAAAATGTGTAAAAAAACAGATATAAGATTTGCAACACCAGCATTAGCCAAAGTGTATATTCAAGAGAATAACCTTTGCGGCAAAATCAAAGGGAAACCATTTCAAGCGGTTGCATTATATCTAGCCGGTAAAGGCGAAAATTAA
- a CDS encoding nitrous oxide reductase accessory protein NosL has translation MKKVLILAILLCATHVFAQFSKVATHTPVLVQEAHNPWCPITGQSIKENYKTSLIARLQTNARARQYSALSALAIDMQEYGIDTKSIQALDVISQKYINANSAFFLINSQIKPTFGTISAIAFAKKADADSYRKTYGGDVVSFEEALKKVTQNLKKSIAYMKKIYKKKTYKMGERIYKKKCQEIDPTDYIEINDLKKEIVDQHLCGTLNERYLQALALYLWNVKRAGDLGENEERVKVNEDEKCPVCGMFTYKYPRWAAQIFFKHKDHEHHYSFDGVKDMMKFYFNPSKWGKYDFVTHDNITKMLVTDYYSQKGIDARSAYFVEGSDIYGPMGHELIPFSTQDEAENFKKDHKGTRILTFDQIKESEVYDLDNR, from the coding sequence ATGAAAAAGGTTTTAATACTTGCCATACTTTTATGTGCGACTCATGTTTTTGCGCAGTTTTCAAAAGTCGCCACCCACACTCCAGTTTTAGTACAAGAGGCACACAATCCGTGGTGTCCTATCACAGGACAGAGTATTAAAGAGAACTATAAAACTTCTCTGATTGCTCGCTTGCAAACCAATGCAAGAGCACGACAATACAGTGCTTTAAGTGCTCTTGCCATCGACATGCAAGAGTATGGTATCGATACCAAAAGTATCCAAGCACTTGATGTTATCAGCCAAAAATATATCAATGCCAATAGCGCCTTTTTCTTAATAAATTCTCAAATCAAACCCACATTTGGTACCATCAGTGCGATTGCTTTTGCAAAAAAAGCCGATGCTGATTCTTATCGCAAAACCTATGGTGGCGACGTTGTTTCCTTTGAAGAAGCTCTCAAAAAAGTCACACAAAACCTCAAAAAATCTATCGCCTACATGAAGAAAATCTATAAGAAAAAAACCTATAAGATGGGAGAGCGAATTTACAAAAAAAAGTGTCAGGAGATAGACCCTACGGATTATATTGAGATTAATGATTTGAAAAAGGAAATTGTAGATCAACACTTGTGCGGAACATTAAACGAGCGCTATTTGCAAGCACTTGCTTTATATCTTTGGAATGTCAAAAGAGCCGGAGATTTAGGAGAAAATGAAGAGCGTGTCAAAGTCAATGAAGATGAAAAATGCCCAGTTTGCGGTATGTTTACATATAAATATCCAAGATGGGCCGCTCAAATTTTCTTCAAACACAAAGATCATGAGCATCACTACTCTTTTGATGGTGTTAAGGATATGATGAAATTTTATTTTAATCCTTCAAAATGGGGAAAATATGACTTTGTGACTCATGATAATATCACCAAAATGCTTGTGACGGATTACTACTCTCAAAAAGGAATCGATGCAAGAAGTGCATATTTTGTCGAAGGCAGTGATATTTATGGACCAATGGGACATGAATTAATCCCTTTTTCAACGCAAGACGAGGCTGAAAACTTCAAAAAAGACCACAAAGGTACTCGTATTTTGACTTTTGACCAGATTAAAGAATCTGAAGTTTATGATCTTGATAACCGCTAA
- a CDS encoding PAS domain-containing sensor histidine kinase, protein MFKTSSFTKRYVLALSITATLSTLAYFNLDKLISIQSDNSRLISISSRQKILAQQIAFHAIYYKIKNLKKNLILMESSHNLLISSPMTKALEHAYFSKPMMLDQKVKTYLKNAKSFEEHRDGKSLTYLLKHSNSLLLDLDKAVSLYLEQSRADTKKLKEFEFYIFILTLTTLFFEAILIFRPANKNINKKTQELTEEKDYSNAVIESSTNAIITLDKNLRIHTYNKMAEQIFGYTKAQMLHQSSFGKIVPQQYERLSQMGVENFIKTLKLDTTAEVLEVEGVNNRNQMFPIRISFGTSGENETVAIVANIQDISKEKLKDKLLQHQAKFAALGEMIAVIAHQWRQPLAELNFNCMYVRNKLKDPELIAEAQKNEDIIQFMSETITNFEDFYKNTKNTVFNPIVSINQALNILDSVLKLNQIKLIKHVDSKISIYGNSNTLAQVVLSILQNAVDIFKAKKIANPEIIISLKDVKKHIMLSIQDNAGGIEVSPVDDIFKPFNSKKIIKSTGIGLYMARMVIESKFNGSIKAGNVKSGAIFVILLPH, encoded by the coding sequence ATGTTTAAAACGAGCAGCTTCACCAAACGATACGTTTTGGCGCTGAGTATCACTGCCACCTTGTCAACCTTAGCCTACTTTAACTTAGACAAATTAATCAGTATTCAATCAGATAATTCTCGTCTGATTAGTATTAGCAGTCGACAAAAAATTTTGGCGCAGCAGATAGCATTTCACGCCATCTATTATAAAATCAAAAATCTGAAAAAAAATCTTATTTTGATGGAATCATCACACAATCTTTTGATTTCCTCCCCAATGACAAAAGCATTGGAACATGCATATTTTAGTAAACCTATGATGTTGGACCAGAAAGTAAAAACGTATCTAAAAAATGCAAAAAGTTTTGAAGAACATCGCGATGGAAAGAGTCTGACCTATTTATTGAAGCATTCCAATTCACTTCTTTTAGATTTGGATAAAGCCGTCTCTTTGTATTTGGAACAATCAAGAGCAGATACAAAAAAGTTAAAAGAGTTTGAATTTTATATTTTTATCTTGACTTTAACGACACTGTTTTTTGAAGCGATACTTATCTTCAGACCGGCCAATAAAAATATCAATAAAAAAACACAAGAATTAACAGAAGAAAAAGATTATTCTAATGCCGTTATTGAATCAAGCACCAATGCCATCATCACGCTTGATAAAAACTTGAGAATTCATACTTATAACAAAATGGCGGAGCAGATTTTTGGATATACAAAAGCACAGATGTTGCATCAATCCTCGTTCGGAAAGATTGTGCCCCAGCAATATGAGCGTTTGTCACAAATGGGTGTTGAAAATTTTATCAAGACGTTGAAGCTTGACACCACAGCTGAAGTATTAGAGGTAGAAGGGGTGAATAATCGTAATCAAATGTTTCCGATTCGGATATCATTTGGTACCAGTGGAGAAAATGAAACGGTTGCTATTGTGGCTAATATTCAAGATATTTCCAAAGAAAAACTCAAAGATAAGCTCCTGCAACATCAAGCAAAATTTGCAGCTCTTGGTGAAATGATTGCCGTGATTGCTCACCAGTGGCGGCAACCTTTGGCTGAGCTAAATTTCAACTGCATGTATGTCAGAAATAAACTCAAAGACCCAGAATTGATTGCCGAAGCACAAAAAAATGAAGACATCATACAATTTATGTCAGAAACCATTACGAATTTTGAAGATTTTTATAAAAATACTAAAAATACCGTCTTTAATCCCATTGTCTCTATCAATCAAGCACTGAATATTCTCGATTCTGTATTAAAATTGAATCAAATCAAACTCATCAAGCACGTGGATTCTAAGATTTCTATCTATGGGAATTCCAATACCTTAGCACAAGTTGTTTTGTCAATTTTACAAAATGCGGTGGATATTTTCAAAGCGAAAAAAATCGCAAATCCCGAAATCATCATCTCATTAAAAGATGTAAAAAAACATATCATGTTGAGTATTCAAGACAATGCTGGTGGTATTGAAGTCTCACCGGTGGATGACATTTTTAAGCCCTTTAACAGTAAAAAGATTATCAAATCTACTGGTATTGGGCTTTATATGGCTCGTATGGTGATTGAGAGCAAATTCAACGGTTCCATTAAAGCGGGCAATGTGAAATCGGGTGCGATTTTTGTGATTTTACTCCCCCATTAG
- a CDS encoding response regulator transcription factor produces the protein MKESYEILLRQSSILLAEDDKNVRESFKKVLLLYVDTVYEAKDGYQAYEFYKKYHPDILITDIKMPLLNGLELIKKIRSENSDIPIIVTSAFADQDFLLESIKLSLVEYVIKPIKGSDLTRLLEECATILMKKSQTIIMLDERSSYDYKNKIFTHHDESIPLTHKEIEFFELLLSHRGNLVTKRNIEDKLYIYEEAPPSALKNLVFKLRKKLGTDHIKTIGKLGYMIE, from the coding sequence ATGAAAGAATCCTATGAAATACTACTACGACAAAGTTCCATTCTTCTTGCAGAAGATGACAAAAATGTCCGAGAGAGTTTCAAAAAAGTTTTACTGCTTTATGTCGATACCGTCTATGAAGCCAAAGATGGATACCAAGCCTATGAATTTTACAAAAAATACCATCCCGATATCCTCATCACCGACATTAAAATGCCCCTGCTCAACGGACTTGAATTAATCAAAAAAATTCGATCTGAAAATAGTGATATTCCCATCATTGTCACGAGTGCATTTGCCGACCAAGACTTTTTACTTGAGTCCATCAAGCTCTCACTCGTCGAATATGTCATCAAACCTATCAAAGGAAGTGACTTAACACGACTTTTGGAAGAGTGCGCCACGATTTTGATGAAAAAATCACAAACCATCATCATGCTAGATGAGAGGAGCTCTTATGATTATAAGAATAAGATTTTTACCCATCATGATGAGAGTATTCCCCTCACCCACAAAGAAATTGAATTTTTTGAACTTCTTTTATCGCATCGTGGCAACCTCGTCACAAAACGTAACATTGAAGATAAACTCTACATCTACGAAGAAGCACCCCCTAGTGCTTTGAAAAATCTTGTATTTAAACTCCGAAAAAAGCTAGGAACCGATCATATCAAAACCATAGGTAAACTCGGCTACATGATAGAATAA
- the nosZ gene encoding Sec-dependent nitrous-oxide reductase, whose protein sequence is MMATFASGATELDKVMKERGLSQQDLLAAAKTYTPSGGRDKYVIFSSGGQSGQMLVYGVPSMRLLKYIGVFTPEPWQGWGYDDDTKKILAEGNIRGKKITWGDTHHPALSETNGVYDGKWLVVNDKANPRIAVIDLEDFVTKQIVVNPVLKSDHGGAFFTPNSEYILEACQYAAPFDNEWHSMDDYAESYRGGVTIWKFDPKKGKIDTKKSFTLELPPYMQDLSDAGKEASDGWGFTNSFNSEMYTGGIEKGLPPFEAGCSRNDTDYLHVYNWKKLAKLAEDPKNVKIVNGAKVIPMDVAIKNNALFLVPEPKSPHGVDVSPDGKYIVVCGKLDTHATVYSWAKIKKAIDSKDFVGKDPYGIPIIDMKKAAHCQAELGLGPLHNQFGKNWKKQGEIYTSLYVDSQVVRWDYLTCKVVDRQNVSYNIGHLCGMEGKSEDPQGEYIIALNKLAIDRFNEIGPLHPQNHQLIDVSGKKMQLLYDMPIPLGEPHQAVAIRASKLHTDMRYKMGINPFTGKIHKGKTLAGQEKIVRKGNHVYVYGTMVRSHINPEHVNVNLGDTVTFYLTNLERAEDETHGFTVDQYNVHASLEPGKTVALTFKADREGVFPYYCTEFCSALHLEMMGYLLVKDPSKKYVSVQKLKMAKMSPAQLKAEYDKTVATNSATDSVIQSVVKFLKDNHYEKYPTVKNLVTDALDQYSKIAEQKKLSDEAVKAGNINKAILFENMIWQYMVKTADVGIRAKDLLVKKIATPMSAAAQRGHAAYLEGGCNGCHVIGKVSSGPDLVGVLGRHENGEKWVKEWILHPEKMYDNDYIKSMTNYFNLRMPNQGMTEAQVDDMIEYLKWIDKNANLF, encoded by the coding sequence ATGATGGCAACGTTTGCCAGTGGTGCGACTGAGTTAGATAAGGTAATGAAAGAAAGAGGGTTGTCACAACAAGATCTCCTCGCAGCGGCTAAGACCTATACTCCAAGCGGCGGCAGAGACAAGTATGTGATTTTTAGTTCAGGTGGGCAATCTGGGCAAATGTTAGTTTATGGTGTTCCTTCAATGAGACTCCTAAAATATATCGGAGTATTCACGCCAGAACCTTGGCAAGGATGGGGATATGATGATGATACCAAAAAGATTTTGGCTGAAGGAAATATCCGAGGCAAAAAAATCACATGGGGAGATACCCATCACCCGGCACTTTCAGAAACCAATGGTGTTTATGATGGTAAATGGCTTGTCGTCAATGATAAAGCCAATCCAAGAATCGCTGTTATTGATTTAGAAGACTTTGTTACCAAACAAATCGTCGTCAACCCGGTACTAAAAAGTGACCACGGTGGCGCTTTTTTCACCCCAAATAGTGAGTATATCTTAGAAGCATGCCAATATGCTGCTCCATTTGATAATGAATGGCACTCTATGGATGATTATGCAGAATCATACCGAGGGGGCGTTACCATTTGGAAATTTGACCCTAAAAAAGGTAAAATCGATACTAAAAAATCATTCACTTTAGAATTACCACCTTATATGCAAGATTTAAGTGATGCCGGTAAAGAAGCGAGTGATGGTTGGGGTTTTACCAATAGCTTTAACTCAGAAATGTACACCGGTGGTATCGAAAAAGGTCTGCCTCCATTTGAAGCAGGCTGTTCTCGTAATGATACCGACTACTTGCATGTTTATAACTGGAAAAAATTAGCAAAACTTGCTGAAGACCCAAAAAATGTAAAAATCGTCAATGGCGCTAAAGTCATTCCTATGGATGTTGCTATTAAAAACAATGCATTGTTCTTAGTTCCTGAGCCAAAATCACCACATGGTGTCGATGTTTCTCCTGATGGTAAATACATTGTGGTTTGTGGAAAACTTGATACTCATGCAACCGTATATAGCTGGGCAAAAATCAAAAAAGCAATCGATAGTAAAGACTTTGTCGGTAAAGACCCTTATGGTATTCCTATTATTGATATGAAAAAAGCTGCCCATTGTCAAGCAGAACTAGGCCTTGGACCATTGCATAATCAATTTGGTAAAAACTGGAAAAAACAAGGTGAAATCTATACATCATTGTATGTTGATTCACAAGTTGTTAGATGGGACTATCTCACTTGTAAAGTTGTTGACAGACAAAATGTAAGCTACAACATCGGTCACCTTTGCGGTATGGAAGGCAAAAGTGAAGACCCACAAGGTGAATATATCATCGCACTCAATAAATTGGCGATTGATAGATTTAATGAAATCGGACCATTGCATCCACAAAATCACCAGTTGATTGATGTGAGCGGTAAAAAAATGCAACTCCTTTATGATATGCCAATTCCTCTAGGTGAACCACACCAAGCAGTCGCCATTCGTGCATCAAAATTGCATACAGATATGCGATATAAAATGGGTATCAATCCATTTACTGGAAAAATCCACAAAGGTAAAACACTAGCTGGTCAAGAAAAAATCGTAAGAAAAGGTAACCATGTTTACGTATATGGCACGATGGTACGATCACACATCAATCCAGAACATGTCAATGTCAATCTTGGCGATACTGTTACATTTTATCTCACAAACCTAGAGCGTGCCGAAGATGAGACACATGGATTTACGGTAGATCAATACAATGTTCATGCATCACTAGAACCTGGTAAAACCGTAGCCTTAACATTCAAAGCCGATCGCGAAGGGGTATTTCCATATTATTGTACAGAATTCTGTTCTGCACTTCACTTGGAAATGATGGGTTATCTTTTAGTTAAAGACCCAAGCAAAAAATATGTATCCGTTCAAAAACTAAAAATGGCAAAAATGAGTCCTGCTCAACTCAAAGCAGAATATGACAAAACGGTTGCCACAAATAGTGCGACTGATTCTGTTATCCAAAGTGTTGTGAAATTTTTGAAAGACAATCATTATGAGAAATACCCAACGGTAAAAAATCTCGTAACCGATGCGCTTGATCAATACAGTAAAATTGCAGAACAAAAGAAACTCTCTGATGAAGCAGTCAAAGCAGGCAATATCAACAAAGCGATTTTGTTTGAAAATATGATTTGGCAATATATGGTAAAAACAGCCGATGTTGGAATCAGAGCCAAAGATTTATTGGTTAAGAAAATTGCAACACCAATGAGTGCAGCAGCACAACGAGGTCATGCAGCGTACCTAGAAGGTGGTTGTAATGGTTGTCATGTTATCGGTAAAGTAAGCTCTGGACCGGATTTAGTCGGGGTACTTGGAAGACATGAAAATGGTGAAAAATGGGTCAAAGAGTGGATTTTACATCCTGAAAAAATGTATGACAACGATTACATTAAATCTATGACAAATTACTTCAACCTTAGAATGCCAAACCAAGGTATGACAGAAGCACAAGTCGATGATATGATAGAATATCTAAAATGGATTGATAAAAACGCAAACTTGTTTTAA
- a CDS encoding cytochrome C has translation MKNSLTKSRIFSFAALVLLLYFFVIPAVLTHNIVDLQKEDKIDKISALNTNVWNYYRKGQYISPTIPKDIAHDLKKLLDEDMEIGVVTTPIWYVALEAPNYPKESFPDGIPVYYHFDGFSGDVFEMETINHFIGMDPMDRGAPYLRMLAPYALTFVALVMVLFMLYRSKFLSLLMLIPVALPLIFIGFYSYWLYWFGHHMHEWGAFKIKPFMPTVFGDGKVAQFTTHSYPTTGFWLLVIISILSLLAIVSKRKALKLEADQK, from the coding sequence ATGAAGAATTCACTCACGAAATCAAGGATTTTTTCTTTTGCAGCTCTTGTGCTTTTATTGTACTTTTTTGTTATTCCTGCTGTATTGACTCACAATATAGTAGATTTACAAAAAGAAGATAAAATCGACAAGATATCCGCACTCAATACAAATGTTTGGAACTACTACAGAAAAGGCCAATACATTAGTCCCACAATACCCAAAGATATTGCTCATGATTTAAAGAAACTCTTGGATGAAGATATGGAAATCGGCGTCGTTACCACACCGATCTGGTATGTGGCACTCGAAGCACCCAATTATCCAAAAGAATCTTTTCCTGATGGTATTCCAGTGTATTATCATTTTGATGGTTTTAGCGGCGATGTTTTTGAAATGGAAACTATCAACCATTTTATCGGTATGGATCCTATGGATCGAGGCGCCCCATATCTACGTATGTTAGCACCTTATGCGCTCACATTTGTTGCGTTAGTTATGGTTTTATTTATGCTTTATCGATCAAAATTCTTAAGCCTATTGATGCTCATTCCAGTTGCATTACCATTGATTTTTATCGGGTTTTATTCCTACTGGCTTTATTGGTTTGGACACCACATGCACGAATGGGGTGCCTTTAAGATCAAACCTTTTATGCCAACAGTTTTTGGAGATGGTAAGGTCGCACAATTTACGACACACTCCTATCCAACGACAGGTTTTTGGCTCTTAGTCATCATCAGTATATTGAGTCTTTTAGCAATTGTCTCAAAAAGAAAAGCCCTGAAACTAGAGGCGGATCAAAAGTAA
- a CDS encoding nitrous oxide reductase family maturation protein NosD, protein MKRLWILCLTVLPLFAANILQEAIDKAKPGSLLELPAGVYKGNIVINKPLIIDGKDQKAIIEGDGNGTVVRINSSYVTLKNLTIRHSGAQHERVDAGVALKKLKHVKILHCKLLDVLFGIDLQEASHCTISYNYITSKPFSLGLRGDAIRLWYSNDNVLDHNHVYKSRDFVVWYSNGNLIKKNLGEYCRYSLHFMYTGKNMVEDNVYKHNSVGIFFMYSQDTIATGNVVENSLGTTGLGIGLKDASNFTIKNNTIIYCARGIYADRSPFQPDTFNYIENNKLLYNSEAVHFHSLSISNIFKNNVIKGNIENVINDSYNTKVEKNTWDGNYWDDYQGFDKNHDGIGDTPHVEKYYADKMWLFNPSVKFFYGSPIITIINFLAKLAPISEPVILAVDKHPKTKIGDKF, encoded by the coding sequence ATGAAAAGGTTATGGATACTGTGTCTCACTGTTTTACCATTGTTCGCTGCCAATATCTTACAAGAGGCTATCGATAAGGCAAAACCTGGTTCGTTACTAGAGTTGCCAGCGGGTGTTTACAAAGGGAATATTGTCATCAATAAACCTTTGATTATCGATGGCAAAGATCAAAAAGCGATTATTGAAGGTGATGGCAATGGTACGGTTGTGAGAATCAATAGCTCCTATGTTACCTTGAAAAATTTGACCATTCGACACAGTGGCGCCCAACATGAGCGCGTCGATGCGGGTGTGGCTTTGAAAAAGCTCAAACATGTCAAAATTTTGCATTGTAAACTTCTTGATGTCCTTTTTGGTATCGATTTACAAGAAGCAAGCCATTGTACGATTTCATACAATTACATCACATCCAAACCTTTTAGTTTAGGTCTTAGAGGTGATGCGATTCGACTTTGGTATAGCAATGATAATGTTTTAGATCACAATCATGTCTACAAATCTAGAGATTTTGTCGTCTGGTATAGCAATGGCAATCTCATCAAAAAAAATTTAGGGGAATATTGTAGATATTCTTTACATTTTATGTATACGGGTAAAAATATGGTCGAGGACAATGTCTACAAACACAACAGTGTCGGGATCTTTTTTATGTACTCCCAAGACACCATTGCCACGGGTAATGTTGTGGAAAATTCATTGGGGACTACCGGTCTTGGTATCGGTCTCAAAGATGCTTCAAATTTCACAATTAAAAACAATACGATAATCTATTGTGCACGGGGTATTTATGCAGATCGTTCCCCGTTTCAACCGGACACTTTCAATTATATTGAAAACAACAAATTGCTTTATAATAGTGAAGCCGTACATTTTCACTCGTTGAGTATTTCTAATATTTTCAAAAACAATGTGATTAAAGGAAACATTGAGAATGTCATCAATGATTCTTATAATACAAAAGTGGAAAAGAATACTTGGGATGGAAACTACTGGGATGATTATCAAGGATTTGATAAAAATCATGATGGTATTGGTGATACGCCACATGTAGAGAAGTATTATGCTGATAAAATGTGGCTCTTTAATCCAAGCGTGAAGTTTTTTTATGGTTCTCCAATCATAACCATTATCAACTTTCTCGCAAAATTAGCGCCAATATCTGAGCCGGTTATATTAGCGGTAGATAAACACCCAAAGACCAAGATAGGAGATAAATTTTGA
- a CDS encoding 4Fe-4S dicluster domain-containing protein, giving the protein MKQDDKKRRDFIKQMTGLGILGLACGAGIYFAPELKASSPILRPPGAVKEEDFLKLCIKCGQCLQVCPYDSIELEDIDGGASVGMAFIDPRKRGCYLCEAFPCMLACPTGALDHEHDNIKYVQMGIAVVADMNACLALTNKPVPNSAVDRIYEHTKVLTAEEQHNKKVVLRGDDKEKVKLQKKVLEDLDKFRDQPCTICASLCPYPTPEDAIGMVKKDGGLLPEIREACVGCGACIELCPTNVLKVIPREDYLSVYKKGQQ; this is encoded by the coding sequence TTGAAACAAGATGACAAAAAAAGAAGAGATTTCATCAAGCAAATGACAGGCCTTGGTATATTAGGGCTTGCCTGTGGTGCCGGTATATACTTTGCTCCTGAATTAAAGGCCAGTTCTCCAATCTTAAGGCCTCCGGGAGCAGTCAAAGAAGAAGACTTTTTGAAATTGTGTATCAAATGCGGCCAATGCCTCCAAGTATGTCCTTACGACTCAATTGAGCTAGAGGATATTGATGGAGGTGCGAGTGTCGGGATGGCTTTTATTGACCCAAGAAAACGTGGCTGTTATCTGTGTGAGGCATTTCCATGTATGCTCGCCTGCCCTACTGGAGCACTCGATCATGAGCACGACAATATCAAATACGTGCAGATGGGTATCGCCGTAGTAGCAGATATGAATGCCTGCCTCGCACTCACCAATAAACCCGTACCTAATAGTGCGGTTGATAGAATCTATGAGCACACTAAAGTACTCACAGCAGAAGAGCAACACAATAAAAAAGTTGTGCTACGAGGTGATGATAAGGAAAAAGTAAAATTACAAAAGAAAGTCTTAGAAGACCTCGACAAATTTAGAGACCAACCGTGTACTATTTGTGCCTCTTTATGTCCTTACCCAACGCCTGAAGACGCGATTGGAATGGTCAAAAAAGATGGAGGATTATTGCCAGAGATTCGAGAAGCTTGTGTGGGTTGTGGTGCATGTATTGAACTCTGCCCGACCAATGTCCTAAAAGTCATTCCTCGAGAAGACTATCTGAGTGTCTATAAGAAAGGTCAACAATGA
- a CDS encoding c-type cytochrome, whose product MMNTKSLFVSLCAAALLFNGCGDKDKKDQESKQEVTASSIKVTQDVVKKDDTKEVSKENSGQFYYSYNKEGKSDEAKKIDKYNSESSKSKTTIDAYLHVKSPYEHVQITMMIKQLSKNYIIKCSPCHDDYANGIIGPSLLDKDKQFIYQKIIDFKTGKSKNVLMEELVKQIDNKELEDIAGEIANFNKEIREMRKKR is encoded by the coding sequence ATGATGAATACAAAATCACTATTCGTATCTTTATGTGCTGCCGCATTGCTTTTCAATGGTTGTGGAGATAAAGATAAAAAAGATCAAGAATCAAAACAAGAGGTGACTGCCTCAAGTATCAAAGTAACTCAGGATGTCGTCAAGAAAGATGATACTAAAGAGGTTTCAAAAGAGAACAGCGGGCAGTTTTATTACTCTTACAATAAAGAGGGCAAATCAGACGAAGCTAAAAAGATCGACAAATATAATAGCGAAAGTTCAAAATCAAAAACCACCATTGATGCATACTTGCATGTCAAATCTCCATATGAGCACGTGCAAATCACGATGATGATTAAACAACTCAGCAAAAATTACATTATCAAATGTTCACCGTGTCATGATGATTATGCCAATGGTATCATCGGACCTTCACTATTGGATAAAGATAAGCAATTTATTTACCAAAAAATTATCGATTTTAAAACCGGTAAAAGCAAAAATGTCCTGATGGAAGAACTAGTCAAGCAAATTGATAACAAAGAGCTTGAGGATATCGCAGGAGAAATTGCAAACTTCAACAAAGAAATTAGAGAAATGAGGAAAAAAAGATGA
- a CDS encoding c-type cytochrome, which yields MTKHIIAAAATLLTLAAFIYMFNSDVEVQKMKNIATLIEKSKIEVKLSNKNEIKQEIKQETSAQSNKKEESEMDKKLKALKDKAGNMAAINVSPLYKKNCSSCHGTVGEGIIGSKLIGRSHDYILKALMDFKSGARKNYVMYGLLGNLNQKQLEELSTEISLFQEKLDAATKK from the coding sequence ATGACAAAACATATCATTGCAGCAGCAGCGACACTCTTAACATTAGCCGCTTTTATCTACATGTTTAATTCAGATGTAGAGGTACAAAAGATGAAGAATATCGCTACTTTGATTGAGAAGAGTAAGATAGAGGTCAAATTAAGTAACAAAAATGAAATCAAACAAGAGATCAAGCAAGAGACAAGTGCGCAGTCCAATAAAAAAGAAGAGAGTGAGATGGACAAAAAGTTAAAAGCACTCAAAGACAAAGCGGGTAATATGGCAGCAATCAATGTCAGCCCACTCTACAAGAAAAACTGTTCTTCTTGTCATGGTACCGTGGGTGAGGGTATTATTGGGTCAAAACTTATTGGGAGATCTCATGATTATATCCTCAAAGCATTGATGGATTTCAAATCGGGAGCAAGAAAAAACTATGTTATGTATGGCTTGCTTGGAAATTTGAACCAAAAACAATTGGAAGAACTTTCAACGGAGATCAGTTTATTTCAAGAGAAATTAGACGCAGCAACAAAGAAATAA